In Onychostoma macrolepis isolate SWU-2019 chromosome 12, ASM1243209v1, whole genome shotgun sequence, a single window of DNA contains:
- the LOC131550765 gene encoding LOW QUALITY PROTEIN: retinol-binding protein 3-like (The sequence of the model RefSeq protein was modified relative to this genomic sequence to represent the inferred CDS: inserted 1 base in 1 codon), translating to MAGTVRVFALIIVACQVLLVDASFQPALVLDMAKILLENYCFPENLVGMQEAIQQAINSGEILQISDRKTLAAVLTAGVQGALNDPRLTVSYEPNYTPITPPALQSLPTEQLIRLIRNTVKLELMDNNVGYLRIDRIIGQETAAKLGRLVHDNIWKKVAHTSAMIFDLRFSTAGEXLGVPYIISYFSDPEPLLHIDTIYERPTNTTKELWTMPNLLGERYGKRKELIVLISKRTTGAAEAVAYILKHLKRAIVVGEKSAGGSVNVEKLRVGDSGFYITVPVARSVNPVTGESWEVTGVSPSVNINPKEGIAKAKSLIAVRKSILKAVQRVSDIIKRFYAFKDKIPALLNHFAKTDFFTVISEEDLAAKLNYELQSVFEDPRLNIKTLQGSSDKGQEPDTTPTTPSSFDNPLFKLEILSGNIGFLRFDRFPSPTVLIELEDRIKKKVWQPVKDTEDLIIDLRYNTGGSTEALPILLSYMFDASSNTHLFSIYDSIQNETVDFHTLRNISGPSYGSRKGIYVLTSYYTAEAGEEFAYLMQSLHRGTVVGEITSGTLLHSRTFPVEETSLGITVPIINFIDIHGECWLGGGVVPDAIVLAEDAVERAHEIIAFHKDIPALVQEAGDLLEKHYTVPEVAAKVSGLLQSKLTEGLYRSVVEYESLASQLTADLQETSGDHRLHIFNCEIEPESLHNVPKIPSPEEVGFIIDALFKVEVLPGNIGYLRFDMMEDINVLRAIGPKLVEVVWNKLVNTDMLIIDLRYNTGGYSTAIPLLCTYFFDAQPLKHLYTIFDHSKGNATKVMTLPEVLGQRYGSQKDIYILTSHITGSAAEAFTRTMKDLKRATVIGEPTIGGALSSGTYQIGNSILYASIPNRAVLSAVTGKAWSVSGVEPHIAAQASDALNVAQKIISAKHQKKKSGK from the exons ATGGCAGGGACTGTAAGAGTTTTTGCTCTGATCATAGTCGCTTGTCAGGTCCTGCTCGTCGATGCATCATTTCAGCCTGCACTTGTCTTGGACATGGCTAAAATTCTGCTCGAAAACTACTGCTTCCCAGAGAATCTAGTTGGCATGCAGGAGGCAATACAACAAGCCATAAACAGCGGAGAGATCCTACAGATCTCTGATCGGAAAACACTGGCAGCTGTACTGACTGCCGGCGTTCAAGGTGCACTCAATGACCCCAGACTGACCGTGTCTTACGAGCCTAATTATACTCCGATCACGCCACCTGCACTTCAGTCGCTGCCCACGGAACAGCTGATACGGCTAATCAGGAATACTGTTAAACTGGAGCTGATGGATAACAACGTCGGTTACCTGAGGATTGACCGTATTATAGGTCAGGAGACTGCGGCAAAATTGGGACGCCTCGTTCACGACAACATCTGGAAGAAGGTTGCCCATACATCAGCAATGATCTTTGATCTGCGTTTTAGCACAGCAGGAG ATCTCGGTGTGCCGtacattatttcatatttttctgaccctgaaCCACTTTTGCACATAGACACAATCTATGAACGACCCACCAATACTACAAAGGAGTTATGGACAATGCCGAATCTCTTGGGTGAACGATATGGGAAAAGAAAAGAGCTGATTGTTTTAATCAGCAAGCGCACCACGGGCGCAGCAGAAGCTGTTGCCTACATCttaaaacatctaaaaagaGCCATCGTTGTTGGAGAAAAGTCGGCCGGTGGGTCGGTTAATGTTGAAAAGTTGAGGGTTGGGGATTCTGGGTTTTATATTACGGTCCCTGTTGCTAGATCTGTGAACCCCGTCACAGGAGAGAGTTGGGAGGTGACTGGGGTGTCTCCATCCGTTAACATCAACCCAAAGGAAGGAATCGCAAAAGCCAAATCCCTCATCGCTGTCAGGAAATCAATACTGAAAGCGGTTCAAAGAGTGTCAGATATTATTAAAcgattttatgcatttaaagataaaatcCCAGCTTTGCTAAATCATTTTGCTAAAACTGATTTTTTCACAGTGATTTCTGAAGAGGATTTGGCAGCAAAACTTAATTATGAGCTGCAGTCCGTGTTTGAAGACCCTCGTTTAAATATCAAGACTTTGCAAGGATCGTCCGACAAGGGGCAAGAACCGGATACAACCCCGACCACCCCTTCATCTTTTGATAATCCATTATTCAAGTTGGAAATTCTATCAGGAAACATTGGATTTCTGCGTTTTGACAGATTCCCGTCACCTACAGTTTTGATAGAACTAGAGGATCGAATCAAAAAGAAGGTCTGGCAACCAGTCAAAGACACAGAAGACCTGATAATCGATCTGCGCTATAACACCGGTGGATCCACCGAGGCCTTGCCCATTCTGCTTTCCTACATGTTCGACGCCTCATCAAATACCCACCTCTTTTCAATCTACGACAGCATCCAGAACGAGACCGTCGATTTTCACACCCTCCGTAACATCAGTGGGCCTTCCTATGGTTCCAGAAAGGGTATTTATGTTTTGACAAGCTATTACACAGCTGAAGCTGGAGAGGAGTTCGCTTACCTGATGCAGTCCTTGCACCGAGGCACTGTTGTAGGGGAAATCACTTCTGGAACGCTCCTTCACTCCAGGACTTTTCCAGTTGAAGAAACAAGCCTTGGCATTACCGTCCCCATCATAAATTTTATCGATATACATGGGGAATGCTGGCTTGGAGGCGGAGTAGTTCCTGATGCCATCGTGCTTGCTGAAGATGCAGTCGAGCGAGCTCATGAAATCATTGCATTTCACAAGGATATTCCAGCTTTGGTGCAAGAAGCTGGAGATCTCTTGGAAAAACATTACACTGTACCTGAGGTTGCAGCTAAAGTGAGTGGACTGTTACAGTCCAAGCTAACCGAAGGACTTTATCGCTCAGTTGTTGAATATGAATCTCTTGCATCTCAACTCACCGCAGACCTCCAAGAGACCTCGGGTGATCACAGACTGCACATTTTTAACTGTGAAATTGAACCAGAATCCCTTCACAATGTTCCCAAAATCCCTTCTCCTGAAGAGGTGGGGTTCATCATTGATGCCTTATTCAAAGTAGAGGTATTGCCTGGAAATATTGGCTATTTGAGATTCGACATGATGGAAGACATAAATGTTCTGCGAGCAATTGGTCCCAAGCTCGTCGAAGTTGTATGGAACAAGCTGGTGAACACAGACATGCTCATAATTGATCTGAGATATAACACAGGTGGCTATTCCACGGCTATTCCACTGCTTTGCACCTATTTCTTTGATGCACAACCCTTGAAACACCTTTACACTATTTTTGACCactccaaaggaaatgcaacaAAGGTTATGACCCTTCCTGAAGTGCTTGGACAAAGGTACGGCTCTCAGAAAGACATCTATATCCTGACGAGTCACATAACTGGATCAGCCGCTGAAGCGTTCACTAGAACAATGAAAGACCTGAAAAGGGCCACTGTTATTGGAGAGCCCACTATTGGAGGTGCCCTCTCAAGTGGAACGTACCAAATTGGGAATAGCATCCTGTATGCTTCCATTCCCAACCGAGCAGTTTTGAGTGCCGTTACTGGAAAAGCATGGAGTGTGTCTGGTGTTGAGCCACATATTGCAGCTCAAGCAAGTGACGCACTTAATGTTGCCCAGAAAATAATTAGCGCAAAGCACCAAAAGAAAAAATCAGGGAAATAG